AGAACTCGCTTCTTTCCCATTGTAATGTAACGTAAGCTGTGGTTTGGCGCTAGGTTATAAGTTGAAGATGCTTAAGGAATTCAAAAAAGCGAGGATATCAATTAGCTTTAAGTCAATGTCGAAGGTGGGGGAATCCGCGATTTATCAGCGCTGGAACGACGACCCCTCATCTACGGATCCGGCTATCATGAGTCCTTATCTACAACAACATCACTGGTCACCTTATTCTATCCTCCCGCAAACTGACCAATTTGGAAAGGAATGACAATGACCCCATTATTGGCATTGATGGAGTTCCCCTTACCCCAACAGAGGATATGCCGGTTGGAGTAGCCGATGGAGAACCGGCTGTTTCCACTGTCAGGTTtcttttatatatatatatatatgtatttaaaaaaaaagggggggcTGTATAAAATGGTCTCTTGGTACCTTGGGGATATGTGGAAGACGATAAAAGTTGGATTGCCGGCTCAGTTCGATCTAAAGTACCTCCGAAACGAGTTGCCATGTCGGTGTTGTTTACTTCCATATCACCGTAAGTGGACTCAGATAGAAATTGGCAATTGAATTGCCGACTGATAAAGATATCAAATGCAGGGATAACCCGGTGAAGAAAACCGATGCGCACGAACTTCTGGAAAAAGTGGGCGTCTCAATTGACCCCAGCGAGGAAGATGACTTCCAAATGCTCCTGGCAGCGGTCCACGACTGCGCAGAGACAGTGGCGGATATGCCAGATTACCAACCAAAACCGGACCTAGATCGATATCCACGACAAAATGTGCGACGTCCATCGGAAGAAGAGCAGGTGCTGGGACATGCATGGGCACACAAGTTCCTGATCAAGGGGAATCCAGACGGAGGACCTCTGGCGGGTAAAACCGTCAGCTTGAAAGATGTGATTGCAGTTGCTGGAGTGCCACAATTACAGGGAAGCGATGTGATCCCGTCCTGGACTCCAAACACAGACGCGACTGTTGTGACAAGAGTGCTCGATGCAGGCGCTGACATTGTCGGGACCTCAACGTGCGAGAACTTTTGTCATTCTACGTCGTCGTTCACCAGTGTTCAAGGCGCTGTGGATAACCCGTATGCTGCTGGGTATTCTTCTGGTGGGAGTACATCAGGTGGCGCGGCTTTGGTTGCCGCTGGCTTGGTGGATATCACTATCGGCGGTGACCAAGCAGGGAGTATCAGAGTACCTTCAGCGTTGAGCGGATGTATGTGACCTTCCACTAGCGGTCAGTTATTTGATTTTAATGTTATTCCAGGCGTCGGACTCAAACCTACATCTGGCTTGGTTCCATATAGCGGGATTGCGAGTGGTGATGCCATCGACGACCACGCAGGGCCGCTCGCAAGAACAGTGATGGATGTTGCAACCTGCCTGGACACAATTAGCGGCTATGATGGTATCGATGATAGGTCGTTAGGAAGCCCAAAGCACGGCTCGACCACTTATGCTGCTACTCTTCAGGCAGCACCCACAAAGCTCGAGGGGTTCAAAATCGGAATCCTAACCGAGGGATTCGAGCACAGGATCGTAAATCCTGTAGTCAGGTCGACAGTAATGAGTGCCGCACGCAAATATGAAGAACTCGGAGCGACTGTCGAGGAGATCTCACTTCCTGACCACCTGAACGGACCCGCCGTCTGGACCATCCAGTCTAGAGTCGCAGGCTCAATGAACCTTCTTGGACAAGCGCATGGACGAAGAGGTTTGGGCCTGACAGAACTGGAACGTGAAAGACTCCCCTGGACCAAAGAAAGTTTCCAGCGAGCGTTTCCCACAACCCAGAACGTGATGATCAACGGTCTTTATCTCATGTCTCGATTCCCGGAACTTTATGCCAAAGCAAACAACATTGGCCGGAAGCTTCGTGACTTGTATGAAGAGATTTTTGACACATACGATGTGGTAGTCATGCCTACTACGCCTATTGTTGCGCCGAAGCATGGTACGCGTGGTCTTCCTATGGAGTCGATTAAGCCCAGTATGGGACTTACGATTAACACGGCGGTTTTTAATCTAACGGGTCATCCTGCGATGTCTATTCCGGTGGGACTTACTCCggctgaggaggatgaaaagGTACGCTTGCCAGTAGGAATGGAAATTGTTGGAGGGTTGTGGCAAGAATCGAAGGTCTTGAGAGCGGGTCATGCGTGGGAGACTCATTTCAACTGGAAAGACGACCAAAGGTAATGTATTTCTGGAatcaaatatatatatatatgctcTTATACGTATCGCCGTAGTTTTTCCTTCTGGATGCGTTTTGGTACACTCAATTCTCTCAGAGTCCGTGGGATCAGGGTTCATACTATGCTCCCATGCCCGGCTTTCTTGGTCGCCCGATTACTCAAAGCCTTTGCTGGCTTCTGTAGATTGGCGCATCTTATCCATATGAGCTATAAAAGACAATTGCAAATATTGAGAATAGAAACTCTCATAATATGATCAACAGTGAGGGGAAAAGAAACTTAATGCAGTGGGACAGTGGAAGCCCGCCAGGCCTTGGATTGATCCCAGGGACAGCAAACTCCTTTCCCCCTCCTTTTTCTCTACCCACCCCATGATGAATGGAAAAGAAGTGACAATGCTGCTATATTGCCAGTTGTCCATGGGCACCGAGTGCAGTAATCCTAGATGAAAGAGAATAAACACATTCAATACCAGTCAACGTATGTCGTGAAGAGATAAACTAAAAGCAAGAGACAATTTCCCTGCTAGTATTCCATGCAGTCAATCGAGGTACTGGTACTGCCCTGCATCCACCTAGAGACCCAAATAAACCAAAGAAACAAATCAGGAACGGTGGCAAGAAGTCGAGGCCCATGTGTCGCGAGCACCCAGTTCTAGGCCTAGACATATAGACTTCGTCATAGGAAGACTAATTTATGACATATCCGCCGTCCACAACAAGAGCATGCCCTTGTACGAAGGATGCTTGCGTAGAGCATAGAAACAGAATAGAATCTGCTATTTCGGCCGGCTTCCCCATTCTCTTCATCGGGGCAATTTCCACAGCCGGTCTGAATCTCTCGCGCGATTCCTCAGACTGTACGGTCATGGGCGTCTCGACAAGACCCGGACAAACACAGTTTACTCTTATTCCATCCCTGGAATAATCGATCGCATCCGAGCGTGTCATACCAATCACGGCAGCCTTGGAACCACAGTACGCAGCTGAGGGGAAATAAATAGATAGAGTTTAGAGATGTCCGAATGCAGCAAAGTATATTGAGGGGGCGAATGATGACTTACGAGCCTCCGGACGCCCGACTATTCCGAGTTGACTTGCAACATTGACAATAGATCCCCGTTGAGGTTCACGATCTGGATCGTGGCTGGGTAATGGGTCTTGCTTTAGCATTTGCTTCAACTCCGCCCTCGAGCAGAGCCAACAGCCGCGGTAGTTCACATCGTTGATGCGGTCAAAGGTTTCAGCGGTTGTTTCTGTGGAGCGTTGGCCTCCTCCTAATATTCCTGCACAGTTCACTGCATAGTCGATTCGCCCGAGCATGAGGATGGCACCCTGCATAAAGGACTCGACGAAGGTCTCGTCCGCGATATTCCCCGGCCTTACCACCAGTTGGGTTTCGGGATAGGCGGAAAGAATTGCATCCGCCGTCTGTTGTAACGAAGCTTCATTGAGATCAGTGATAGCAATTCGCTTGCATCCGGCAGCAACGAATGCTTTTGCGGTAGCTGCACCGATTCCTGGTCATCTTCAGCATAGGTTCTCGTACTATATATTAGAGTACTAACCGGTCCCTCCCGCTCCCGtcacaacagcaacaccgGGAAACAACGACTTCTGTGACATTCTCGTAACGTCGTATCTTATATCGATCCGCAACCTAACCAGAAAACAAGCGAACTTTGGGCGGATTCTCGAACAATTAGTATAAGTCGTTATCTCGGTCGATAACATCATCAGTCCGCTTGTTGGAGACGGTGGGGCAAGTGACCAGCCCCTAATAAATTGCACTATTCCGTCTTCGGCCCCGACCGGTTGGAGTGCTTCCACTTTCTCCCACATATTCACACCGTTCAACGGCCATCTCCAAAGAGTGGGGGAAAAAGCAATCTGTCTGTGATACATCCTTATATGGGTGCTCTCCAATGCCTTGATGCTGCCGCAGTCGTCCCATAATCCCCGCGGGGCTCGCCGCTCCAGTGTCGGAGCAAAACCTCGTGTCTGCGTGCACTGCGGTCGGGGCTTTCGAAGGACGGAGCATCTGGAGCGTCACGTTCGCACTCGTATGTTTTTACGACGTAGTTCTTGTCACTTGCTTGTGGGTTCCTGGCTGATTGGCAGTTAGATACCAAGGAAAAGCCGTTTACTTGCTTTTGCGGCGCTGCATTCACACGGCGGGATTTGTTGAAACGACACACCCGCATTGCGCATGAGGAGAATAATCCTCCAAATACAGGCGGTCTCATCTCGCCCAATTCGCAGCCAGATAACGAAGTCATCGATCAGCGGAATGAACTGCAACCCGCCGAGAACCCCGTAATCCAGCAACAACCCCCGTACGacgcaccaccaccaccaccaccggcccCAGCCCCAGCCCCAAGAGCCAACGTGCCGATTCCCGTCACATCTTCGACAGTCGCACAATGGCCGGGACCACCGCAGCATGGGACGTATATACCGCAGAGCCAGCCAATGATGAACCCGGATGCTAGTCATGCAGCGTTAGGTGCACATCCCGCGGTCACACATGATGCAGAAATTCTAGAAGCCGCGCAATTGCTTCTTCCTGGAGGCTATCGGGGTCCCCCACCGCCTGCGCAACCAATGCCCTATTTTCCTGAGGAGCTTAACCATTTTCAGGAATTTACACATTTTCTGGACTCGATTGGGTTGCCGGCAGAATGGCTTCCAACGACGACGGACATGCAGCCGACAATACCTAGTGCTGCTGCTAATGATGCCGCCACTCGTGAGCAGCCGAGTTCCTCTCGTAGAAGGTCGCGCGGAGATTCCCCGTTTAGATCTTGGTTGCCATCAGTTCCTTCGGGAGATCAGAGCTTGGGAGCACTCTCCGATTATGGTACGTCGGATACATCCCGGTAGAGAATATGCAGCGTCTAATGGCTTTGTAGAACCTCCTCAAGAATCCAGAAATCCATCGCCATTGAAAGTGACCGAAGAACAAAGACAGCGCCTTGCATTCGCATTGGAAGAGTTCCGTAATGTCATTCCGGATTTTGTTTTACCGTCAAGGCATACGCTATCGAGGTATCTGACCTCTTTTTTTGATGGATTCCACTCACATCTTCCGTTCATGCATGCCCCGACATTCCGGGTCAATGACCATGCTCCTGAGCTAATTCTGGGGATATGTACTGTTGGAGCCCAGTATCGACAGGAACACCGCAATGCTGAAAAGCTTTTCTACACTGGACGCGCCGTCTTGCTCGAGAGAATGGCTCGAGAGCCTCACGTTCCTCTCACAGGGTACAGCAATATCACTGTACAGGTTCCGATCTCCCGCTCATTTCACAGTACCGAAGGTATCCTACCGGAGGATGCAGCAGGAGCCAGTGCATGGAGACAGATCGAAAGCATTCGGACACTGCTTGCTCTCATGGCGTATGCCTCATGGGAATTAAAGCAGGAACTCATGCAGGAGGCATTTAGTCTACAGAGTATGCTCGTACGAAGCATTCGCGACTTTGGACTAGCAGAAAATGTCACTGTTGCTCCAAGACACACTCCTTTGCAATGGCACGAGTGGGCGGAAGAAGAATCCATCCGACGGACCAGAATCATATCCTTCTGTTTCGTTCATATCCACAGCATAGCGTACAACGTCTATCCAATGCTCCGGAGCAGTGAGATTCACCTCCGCCTGCCGTGTGCTACTAAAGAGTGGAAGGCAACCACTGCCAGCGAATGGGAGGCTACTCAGAGAGAGGCTGGTCCTCCGCCATTGTTCTTTCAGGAGGCTCTTGCAATTCTTCTGCAGCCATCACGAACAACTATTGTTCCTGATCCGATACCTACGCCATTGGGTAATTACATTCTTCTTCATGGTCTCCTCCAAAGAATCCATCTTGTCAGCGAGCTTTCTCTTCCGACGGGGGATCATGCTTCCTCCCTGCCAACGGAGGAGTTGAATAGACTTGAGTAAGTTATTCCACTAGTTGCTGAATTGATAGATGCTGATAATTATTAGGAGAGCACTGCGTGCATGGACATCAGTATGGCAGCAAGCTCCGGAGTCAAGCCTCGACCCTCACAACGAGAACGGGCCCATTCCATTCACCTCGAGTGCACTTCTGGGCATGGCATATGTCCGACTTTCTCTTAACCTAGGCCCGTACCGACAATTAGAAACAAGGGACCCGCACCGCATCGCCGCGGCATTACATAGATCCCCACGACCAGGACGAAATTACCGCCTAACACCCGCACTTATCTATTCAGCCCACGCATTGAGCATACCCGTGAGGCTTGGTATAGACCATGTCGCCCGTAGCCAAGCATTCTTTTGGAGTGTTCGACACTCGATCGCTGGATTTGAATGTGCCATTCTGCTAAGTAAATGGTTACTTTCTCTAGCAGAGCCGGGGAGTGGGCAGAATCTGAGTGGTAAGATTTATCCTCTATCGCATCTCTGACTGCACTAACACTGATTCTGCACAGAGAACGAAAGTCGCATCCTCCACTGGACCCGCTGCATCGTACAAGAATCATACGACTCCATGGACATGGAAGACAATGATACCCTCCCGAATCTGGAGCCCGCGAACCTTGGCCTAGCGGTCATCAAGCTCTGGTCTCGTTTGTTCCGGAAAAATACGCAGTGGCCATTCATCAACCTTCTCGGGGAGAGTTTGAAACAGTATCTGGCTACACTTCCGGGCTGAGTTCGCGTTGTGCTCGGTTGGACTATCGTTAGATTTATTTACACTACTGTACTACTGGTACAGATACTGCGCGAGCAACTGGTGATATGTCAGACATGCTGCTCTATCGTATGAACTGTTCTGGGCAGTGTTGAGAACACCGGGAACCATAGATGGCTATTTCTTGGCTGAGTGAATGTCATTCTTGGTGACGAGAGCAAAAATCTAGTCTTCTCGACTAACCCGATGTGCAGCAAAGGAGCAGGATGGTACCTCAAGTGAATACCTCAGATGCCAATTGAGGAAATTTTGTCAACCGACCTTGTTCCTTTGCTTTTCTCGGGGCCATCGGTCAGCTCCATTATGACTTACAGTGGCTGTTATAAGGGCTTTCCAATGCACTACGTTCACAGGTTTCTTTTAAGAAGCCAATTGTTTTGTCTAGATCACATGAAACTCGTTTCATTGCTTTAACCAGCCTTGATTTTTTTGCTATCGATCTAATGGTCCCGAAGTAATATCCATTGCAGTCCTTTTCTGTTTTCAATCATGATAAGACCTAATCAAACAGCATGGCACACGCATGGATTTTAAGTTCTCGCTCATTTAGCTTTAACGAGAATAATGGCACTGTTACGCAAATCATACACACTGTACCACTTCTCAAGCTGAATTGCAGCGGTGGGATTGATCGACTGCATCCGACATCTcgggagatgatgaatggAGTAATAGATGATCTAGGAGAACGTCGAATGCTCTTAATGATACACTGAAAGAGCATAGATTGGCACATCCTGGTCAATGACCGGACTTGACTATATGATGATATTGTTTCCTGAAAGCGCGAGGTGAGTCCGAACTTCCAGTATTATTGAATCATATACCTTTACTTTCCGGGCAGCTCTCAGGACTTCGCAAGTCGGCGTTCAGCGTACGGAGTAACTATCACAAGTTTTCGATCAATGACAAATCAAACCATTTATTAAACTAGTATTATAAACGAAAAGTAGCAAATTACATATTATCATCAAGTATACATGTCCTCGTGTAGGTCCATGTCCATCGAGGAATAAAGTTTTCAACGTAAGCCATTACTGCAAAGTGAATGTTTGACAGCAGCGAGCGTGCTTGTTGTGATTACCATAGCTCGCTTaggaggagctggaggggCTAGCAGAGCTGGAGGGGCTAGCAGAACTAGAAGCCGGGGTGCTCGACGAACcaccggcaccaccaccaccaaaaaTGCCCGACGAAGAAGCAGCACCACTGGACGAAGTAAATCCAGAAACAGAAGTGCTAGAAGCAGGCGAAGCAAGCGAGCCACTGAAAACCCCGCTAGCGAAAGGCCCGCTAGGATTCACGCTCGAAGTAGCAGCGACGAAAGAGCTACTAGCCGACGGCGCAACCAGCGCCGCACCCAAGTTTCCGATAACGACGGCCTGGCCGCCGGGCGCAGCAGGTGCGCGCGCGCAAGAGTGGATGTACTGGCCCAACTGGCCGGGGCGGTTACCGGACTTGAGAACGTGGTCGGGGGTGTACGCGGGGACCAGGGAGGTGCTGTTGCGCGGGAAGACGGTAGAGTTGGAGCCCGTGTAGCCGCCCAGCCACGCAGCGTGGGCGCTGTGCTCACCAGCCAGgcgggagaagaggaaggccAGCTCGGGCTTCTGGGTGTAGGCCGTCAGGCCGATGAAGGCACCCGAGACATCAGCTTCGAGCTTGGCGGCGTTCTGGATGTACGAGATGCCGCTAGAGACGCGGGGGAAAGTGAATTCACATCCCGGAGTGTCGAAGCCGGGGACCTTGGTGCCGACCTGTTGGACGGCGGAGAGGCCCAGGCGGTTCTGCTGCTGCAGGCCCTGGAGGTTGTAGTAGCTGGAGGGGGAGCCGCCAGGGAGGCTGGAGATGAAGCTCTGGTCGATCTGGACAGAGGAGTAGAAGCGCTCGATGAAGACCTGGAGGTACCAGGCGAACTGCACGATGGTGTTGTCGCTGGAGCTAATGGAGGTCGAGCATTCGTCTTGGGCCGCCGTACTAGTGACTCCGATGAGGAGCAGGCTGGCGAGGGTAGAGAGAAAGCGCATTTTGCTtgaggttttttttttttcttttttgctttttagCGAATGGACAGTTTAAAATGATGGGTATTTGTCTGGTGGaataaaagagaagagaCAGGAAATCCTGAAATGAGAGCCCATTTATATGCGGCGACGCCGACCATCACGGCAGTGTCCGAGCCCGGATGCAACCATATGCATATTCTAATGCCTAAACCTTGTTACCAGGAATCTTGCATCATCACCTATGATGACTATCTCGGTAGGAAGTCTATTTGGAGCTTGATCCCGTCATGCATTCTATTTATGAACCCTTCATGTCTTGATGCACTCCGGATCCGCCGTACCGGTCCTGCACTCAACAAGCAGAGATCGTATCTCCTCTAGGTCTCACAGTTTGACAGTTCCATGGGATCAAGATGAGGTCAATGGATAATCCGTGCCAGGTTATCGGGTATATGATATCATTTCCGAATCGCTTAGACGAGCAAGCGAGAATGGATGAATCGCATACGTGTACATCACACATTCATTGAATGAATTTTACAACATATCTCTCTTTGATACtcttctgcatctgcatctctAATCATTGCACGGCAAGCTCATTGACTTCTTCTATTCAATTAAATTCCAGACGATGTGGGCAGATCTCGATGTGCCGCGGTTACCGGCGATCGGCGATGTACATGTCATACACTCAAGTTTATTGGCTGTGGTACCAACGCCAAGCCACTAAAAACAACCTTATTTTCTGTATGGAAATCGGATCGATTTACCTTATTTGAAAAACCCCAAAATAGAGGCAGAAGGGAAATCAAAGCCACGATTAATACTAGACGGAACTGGTAATCAACCATATGACCCATGGCTTCTGCGAAGAATACTATCCGGGGATTTGGACCGCCCAATGACTACATGAATTGCGCACAGCATATACCCGGACAGTCCGAACATCGGAAAGGACACCACTCGTCAACGCCACCATCACGGAACCATCCGGTCTTATCTAGGGATCACTATATTTCTCCTTGCTTTTATGAATCAGTAACTTCGCTACCAAATCTGCCCTGGCCTGGCAACCACGCAAGCCCAGTCCGCTTCCGCACATTGCCTCTCTTGATTTAACTATTTCCGGCTGTCAAAGTGTCAGGACTCTGATAATAGTGAATTTTATTGGATAAGAGCTTAGTGGCAATAATGTGCTTCCAACTACGTGCTTAAGGTTCCTTAGAAAAAAACTTAAATGGTTATGGAATAGGAAGGTGGGAGTTATAGCCGCAGATGACGGGAATGTATGCGATTAATTGAAAGCTCTCTAGAATGGAGCGCGTAGTTCTGCACCAGACTGTATAGCTCAGTACTATTACAATTATAGGATACACTGCTACATGTAAAGCACAGGAATTAAGAGCCAACATTTTGAAAATATCTCATGTTAAGGAAATAACGCGTTTTTCTCATATGTGTTACGCTTTACGCTGTAGGCGCTCGCACGAGAGACAGAGCGACAGGAGCAACGGCAGATTAGTCAGAGATACTATTGTCATACTTTTAGTTGCCAGTATTATATCATGGACAACAGAGTATTTCAGACAATCACAGACTCACAGTCAACACTGATGGATAGTAGTGAATATTAGCTATCAGTAAAAGGCAGAGCAGGACAGGGTGCATACTGGTATCTACCCCACTAGCTGCACTGGTCACAATCAAGTTCAGATACTTCTCTTCCTCACTTTGTTAATAATCAGTAAAGTAGTACTTATTCCCTGGTCATGTCTTTGACGTCGAGATTATCCGCGATCTTGCCGATATTCTCGCGAGGGAGACTGTTGAGGCTGATTGGGGATGCCATTTTCGAATGTATCTGTTTTCAGTAACGCGGAAGGACAGCGATCGAGGAGGTCCAGCCAAGCTGCTGGCGCAGCTAGGTCGAAGCCGTTATGAATTGTGCAACATGCTGACATGCGCAGGATGTTGTTAGTCGAGAGAAATCTCGAATCTGTCCGCGCCAGACGCTACGGGGATAGTGATAGAGAAAGGAGGATACGGCCTTGGCCAGCCCTAAAGCACAAAGTGTCAGTGGAGACAATATGCAATCCGGAAGTTTCCATACCTTGAGGTCTTATATTTGGTTGAACTTCCATCTCCAGTGATGGATCATTCTAGATTGGCATCGGCTCGTTGATAAGTTCCATCCATATTCGCGTGTTTTTGATAGATAGCTACACAAGGTGTGAGCATTAAAAGTTGTATATCTAAACCAGTTAGCCACGCGCAACCGAATAGACGATGATGAGGTAGATGAAAGCAGACAGCATCACGCAGGTTTCTGTTATTACAATCCTGACGTGAGAAGGTTGTATGATTGGACAGGTCTCTCTTTCATATTTGGGGCGACTTGTCCAAGAGATTCTTTGGATATCCATACACGAATCCCACGGACAGAGGCCCTACATGTATATTCAGTTAGCTAACATCATTGACCAGAGATAGGAACGAGACAAGACGGACGAAATCAATGCCAGTAAACCAATATGATAACAATATATACCATGAGAACTGCTGTATCGGCGAAAACCTACCCCGGGGAGCATAGCCCTTGTTAAAAGCCAGATATCTTCTAGACCTCAGAGCAATTATCTCATCTGGTGATTTATTTGCAAGAATATCCACCAATGTGTTGGCTCGAAAGAGCGGGCTCATGTTTTAATTCTTGTAAAACCAGGACCTGTGAATTTCCTGTTCCGGCTAGTTTTGCCGTCTCTGGTATAGCCATTCGATACGCCGTACTGTAAACGCCGCCTGGCCTCCCAAGTATGCTAGAGCCCTCACTGTTCTGACCTCGTCTCCTCCCAAATCTTTTTCTCTTGCCAAACTTCCTCCCATATTCGGCACTCACCCATATGCCTGGCCATTTGAACTCCACCACCccctcctttttttttttttttcggaaATTGCGGCTGCGCCCTCTCGCCTCCACTTCTGGATTCCTTTTTCCTCATTTGCGTTGACCGGCGCTTCGAGCTGATTCTGTTTCCCTCTACCTTTTGTACAGGTTCATATTCTCCGCTCCCTTATTTTTTACTGAAAATGAATTTACATGAGGTCTTGCTTTTCCGGCCGCTCTTCGTTAATGGTATCCGCCCTTTCGACTCCCTTATCAAAGAAAAATGTATTGACTCCAGGCTTGACAGACTCCCAAGGCTGATTACAGCTTACAATCGAATAACCCTAATACACGCTCACTTCCAAGTTGGCGGTCGTAACCGAAGACTGAGACATTGCCACTACGGTATTTTGTACCCATTTGGACTCCCAggcactcttttttttttttttttttttcaaccAGCATTTATATTCCCGGCCCAGAGCTCCACTGACAGGATTCTTAAGACCATATCGATTCCGCCCACCAAATCAATTTACACAGTTCACACTCATCGGACCTAAAGCCAGGATTAGGATATAAAAATGGCGTGTGCTCAGGTTAGAATTCCCTTCTATTGTATCAAGGAGTTGAGTGTTGCAAGCTCATGCAGAGCTGGAAGAATTGCAATTGCAATTGCAATTGCTATCGCTATCCAGGACCGTCACCTGAAAGCTACGGTTACGCCACCCCTACTGAAATTCGTTTGATAAGAATCTTAATTGGTATACTATTTCTTTACTCATGCATTACCACCATTTGGTGTCACTATGCCTTGCAATCACGGCGCTGCCATGTGTCGTCCATGCAGGCCACGTCCTCCCTCTCACCATCTCACTAAAAGGCGTCCATGATGCATCCGATGTCCAGAGTCTCTACAATGTCCTGGGAAGGCACTTTTGACCTCGATCCCAATATATTTGGCTCTGGTACTCGCATTAGCCACGTCTCATTCTCCAACTCGACCGATGATATCTTGCAGCCAGGATTCGTTCGATATGGAAACGACACACTCTCACCAAACATTCCTGAATTGGAGGAGGAATCTTCCAGTCTCGACAAACGTGCCGCTATTAAATAAGCCTTCATATTTGACCTGTCACAATTACGTAGACTTTTGTCAGGTGACTGTATGTACAAAACACCATATTGCACAAAAATGCAAAGTAAAAATCCTGCTCGAGTAGAGAGTCACTCTAGGCTGGCCGGGGCCTGAGGACAGAAAGATGGGCTCTATCACAGTGCCTGTGTGCGTGTGTGTTTCTATTTCACGTCGAGAGTCGGGTTATTTCCACGCTTCCTTGGAAGCGGATGTGACGGTATGTGGCGGCTCAACAGTATGGCCATGTCATCAACAACCCCTATAAAAGCTTTCACTATCTAGATAGaatccctcttctctcttcttttgcccaaatttgatattctcgtcgatggctacaatagtttagatagggactggttcattattatctactattccgagcccgtgacaggtGAAGTGGCAGATGGTTTCATAAACTGTCTATATACTATCTATCTATTGATCGATCTATCATCGACCCTCAATATCGGCCTCGGATGGATTGAGTGGTCTTTCCGCACGTCAAATAATCAATGTCATCAGGCCCATCCCCTCTGGAGCCCCCTATCCTGTCTTTTCACATCGTCTACCTTTACTGAGGAGCGAAGGAAGGTGCGATAGACTAGACCAACACCACTGGTTGCACCTTcctctcctcgtcctctctGAGCTCTCCGTTCATG
This sequence is a window from Aspergillus chevalieri M1 DNA, chromosome 5, nearly complete sequence. Protein-coding genes within it:
- a CDS encoding uncharacterized protein (COG:S;~EggNog:ENOG410Q259;~SECRETED:SignalP(1-20)); its protein translation is MRFLSTLASLLLIGVTSTAAQDECSTSISSSDNTIVQFAWYLQVFIERFYSSVQIDQSFISSLPGGSPSSYYNLQGLQQQNRLGLSAVQQVGTKVPGFDTPGCEFTFPRVSSGISYIQNAAKLEADVSGAFIGLTAYTQKPELAFLFSRLAGEHSAHAAWLGGYTGSNSTVFPRNSTSLVPAYTPDHVLKSGNRPGQLGQYIHSCARAPAAPGGQAVVIGNLGAALVAPSASSSFVAATSSVNPSGPFASGVFSGSLASPASSTSVSGFTSSSGAASSSGIFGGGGAGGSSSTPASSSASPSSSASPSSSS